GTCGACGATTCGGCCACGATGCGGCGCATCCTCGTCAACTCGCTCCAACGCATTGGCTACAGCGAGTGTGTCGAAGCCGGCGATGGCCGCGAGGCCGTCGACAAGTTCGATGGATCGATCCAGTTCGTCATCACCGACTGGAACATGCCGAACATGTCCGGGCTCGACCTCACGCGTGCCCTGCGCGCCCATCCCGATGGCAAGTCCGTCCCCATCCTGATGGTCACCACGCGCAGCGTGAAGGAAGACATCATCGCGGCCGTCCAGGCCGGCGTCAACAACTACATCGTGAAGCCGTTCACGCCGCAGGTCTTGAAGGAA
The window above is part of the Gemmatimonadota bacterium genome. Proteins encoded here:
- a CDS encoding response regulator, translated to MKILVVDDSATMRRILVNSLQRIGYSECVEAGDGREAVDKFDGSIQFVITDWNMPNMSGLDLTRALRAHPDGKSVPILMVTTRSVKEDIIAAVQAGVNNYIVKPFTPQVLKEKIDAVLSGTAAAA